DNA from Malus sylvestris chromosome 11, drMalSylv7.2, whole genome shotgun sequence:
taaaatagctttgaatataaatagtagggatgaaattagcaacttttaatgaatttagggacttattttattgaaaaataaattcaaggacctaattttcactgaggtTGTAATTCAGGGACTAAATCAACACTTCACCCTTAAAATCAAGTTTCAAGGGGCATAACTAAAAATAAGCCTTCAATATATATAGTTATATACACAGTCTCATTTTACCAAGGAGTCTTTCAAATAAGGATATTTTATGGATCCTATTTCGGATGttattttaattattcaaaCCATCTatttctttaattatttatacaaagatcattttgaaaacaaatttgagacttaaaaaaaaaagaaaaaagaaaaaaaacacacgTAGTCGtatccaaaataataaattaacacgatatttaaaaaaaaaatgctaaaaTGACAGAGTGATTTCAGATTTGAAATACAATGCAAAGTAGGTCCTACAATAGTGTCACTTAGTTGAAACGAAATAAGGTTATTTGTATCATTTCTCATACTAACTAAAACTGTTTGAGGGTACCTCTCAAATAATGTTATTTGCTCCATCCCTCAAGCTAGACGGCTAGTGAAGGGATAAGTGGGATTCTCTCCCCTCAAatcttctctcttcctttttcacttttttttttgtctttgtcTTTTTATAAAGAAGACAACACAAGATGTTGACATGGTTTACTCTTGAGCGTTCAAATAAAAGAGgattggaagaaaaagaaaatgagagaggAGAGGATTTGGAACCCTTTGTTAGATCAAAGATAATCCAATGTCCGAACACTTCTTAcatatgaaaaagaaaagatttcATGCTGATGACGAGAAAAAGTTGCACCGACAGGTATACCAAATTTCTATACAAGAGACATATTCTATGATATGATATATATGTCATaatcaaaaaaattaaagtcaCGAAACATCCGGAAAAGGAAGATACAACAAAAGAATAACAAGTATTCAAGTTATGGTTGTTGACATAGAATTGGAATTTTGCTTGCTTCCAACCTATGGACATTACAAAACTCTTTTCCCTGCTGATTATAGTTGGTCAAAGAAAAGATGGATAATATAGTTTcaaaaagcaaaaaagaaaaggaacaaaCCCGACCAAGAACAAGGACATGAAAGAATGCTTTTGATTTAATAGACTTGCAACAAAAAATGTTGGTATAACTTCTAGTCTTCAGTTGGTTCATTGTAGGAAAGACATATTGGGGTAAGTACAAGAGAGATTATAATTTAGATATGTAGTTGTTGTTTGTGAGATTTGAACTAATGAAAAATCGAATGTTACTAAATCAACTTAGATCTGTAACTATTGTATGTGagatttaaattcattaaaatcgaGTGCTACTAGATTAAATGATCGTTTTAATTTATGATAATCATGTTAGAGAGATAGCATTCATTACTTGCATCCAAATTCTGATCTCTTTTGTTTAAGGGTAGTGCTCTCCACACACcaatttttacctctcacactcCTTTCCTAATTTCCAACCGTCAGATcaaaagaattgaagaagattaatttCCAACCtcttacactatttctttatgaaaaactacTAATGTATTCTCTAAAGTTAACttcatacactatttctttaagGAAAAACTACCAATCTAACCTCTACAGTGTATCGTATGCAAGTAATGTGAATtaaattgacgaaaaattgaatatagtagcttcgaATATAAAATTAGGGATGTAGttggcagatttttataatttaatgacttattgttttgaaaaaaaatagtttagcgACCTGATTTTCTCTGAAGTAATAATTCATGAACTAAATTAGCAGTTCATCTTGTTTAAATACATATGTGACCACTTTACCATTCCTTATGTGATGGTACAATCCAGAGGATAGAAAAagaaatgagaaagaaaaaaaaaagaataagtgCTTCTTGTCCCAAACAATATGTTGTCCTTGAGTGCCGACCATATGGTCGCCGCATGCATTTCTCTGTTTCCGAACGTTATCATGACGCACTATTGTTTGTATGTTTCACATTGTTGCTATTTTGCCACAAGATGCTCAAACGTCAAATATATGTTGCGGGGAAGTGGTTGATGGGGAAAATTACTACGTGACACTGTGAATATACTTTGGCGTTGTATAACTAGTATCACGCAATAATCCTTTCAGATGAGTCGGATAAGGTACTTGTTTGATTGCTCAAATATATGTTGCTTGAACTATGATAATGTGGTATAACTAATTTGTTTCGAAAGATCTAATATAAAAGTTTGATGCGTGTAGGTTGAATCTAGTAACTTTGATTCTCCAATAACATGTTCAATGCATGCTTTGCATGGTGATCGTTAAAAAAATTGCCTACAAACATATATAACACACAAtttttagccgttagatcaacaTAAAGTGCGTATGATATATAAACATTATACGAACTATCAAATTCAGATTAATATAAAATTATGTTGCTTTAAAAGCTTAGAAAATGTTTGTATGTCATACATGGTCGTGTCACATAATTTTTCTACAAAGAGTCAAACAATATTTGAAATATGGTGGttgatatgtgtgtgtgtgtgtgtgtcataGTGCTCAAAACTGAAAGTCAGTGCTCAAAACTGAAAGTCAGAAGAAGTAAAGTGGTGGATATGTGGGGCTGCGAAATGGTTCAGTCTGCTTCACATGATCGAGAGGTTACAATAGCAATAGAATGTTGGCAGTGCACGACCATGTTGTGTCGCATTTGTTATTGACATCGAAAGTGTAAACAATAAGATAACCTTACTCAAAGTTGACAGAAGTTGCAGGATTTCAAACTTGATAATTAATTTAGAAGGACATAAGAAAGAGACTTTGATTCATATCCCTTAAAAAGATAATAGCGTTTTGCATTTACATATGAGATATTAAACTTGATTATTGATTAACGATCAATTATTTagttaaaaataataatcataCAAATTACACAAACACGCAAGCCTGGAAACTTGTAATTTGGTAGAGAATATATAACATAAAAAGAGAActgatttaattaatttagggttcaGGAGTAGTTCACGCTGGCAACCGAGaggatggtgatggtgatgttgGAGAAGGCCAGAGCTGGGATTTCCTCACCTTGGATACACTTGAGAGCACACCTAATGGGGTGACATCCCCCACCACTGTGACTCTCTTTGTTTGGAAATCTATGCTAAATGAAGTCACTCCTGCAGAAATTCAGCAATTAAccactataatttttttttttaaattttcaaaaccATAAAAAGTTATAGCTTTTAAATATAGCATAGTATTACATAAGTATCAtatattatttcaatttttcatcccAATTGATGTTGCATATAGCATTTACACGCATAAATAAGAAAGATTTGAATtgtcaataaataaaaataaactgtaCAAACTACAAATCATAACATATTAATATTTCTAACAAGAGAATATTATTTTGCATCTCGCTACAAACAACGCATAAtacgaaaacataaactttttttttttaatccttacaaagaaatatatacaaatgtaattatttaaataatacaaatttATACGAAATTTTAAGTAGTTTTTCTTTCTCCATATACTATTTAACTATACCTTCCATTTTAGAGAGGTGTTTTCTCACTTTTCCTTCACAACCCTTGCAATGCAGTGACACCCTCAAAACAACAACCTACAATAGTTGAACAACTTCAGATGCATGCCTTCAATTGTCCAATAGcaaaaactaaaagaaataaaagaatttaAACTGAAAATTAGGTTACCTGGTGACGAGAACTAGTAGAAGAAGACTTCAAAACGGTACTACAATGACCATTTGAGCTCATCGACCTTCTAGGCTTAGAGGGTACTTGAGGAGGAACATTTGAGCTCGTCGAGACTCTAGGCTTAGAAGGTACTTGAGGAGGAACATTTGAGCTCATCGAGTCTTTAGGCTTAGAGGGTACTTGAGGAGGAACAAGTGCAGCTGCAGAGACATTCTTACAATCGGGCTCCGTTATCCTGTCAATGAAGGGCGAGTCACTTGAGAGGAaccgagaagaagaagaagagccaTTGGTACTCTTAGTCCTTGTTAAGTCATGTATCTCAGCAGAGCTTTTTGTACGTAGCTGCCTTTGTGCACTAGAAAAACTCTTTCTACATATTTCGTAAAATGGTTTGGGATCAATAGGTAACTGAGATGAGCAGGGGGCATGGTGAGTTTGATGATGAGGTTGGTTTTTCCGTTGATCGTGATCACGAAGACGATGATAAGGACCATGATCAAGGGGTCTGGGGCCTCGGCGGACCAAGGCATCCAGGCTAGAGCAAATGGCTGTGGAAGCTGAAGATGCACAGAAAATATCCATTCCTTTCATGGCTAATTGGAGAATAATTTGAATAAAATGTGGTAGCTTTTGTTTGGTGAAGACTTGGGAGAAGTAGAAGAGTGATACAAGGATCGATTTTCTTCAAAATGAGGCCAACTAGTCTGCTTTTAAAGTAAGTTGGTGGATAAGAAtacagagagagaaaaaagatgTACTAATCGTTCCCCACATCATGGATAGATTTTTAATTGTGTTAGGTACGGAGTACGTCACATGTTATCATATAATTAGTGGAAATTTTTTTCTCAGTGTATCTAATTGTATAATTCCATGTGTTGTACCACCTTATATTTCAGGCATACTGTACCATCCCGTATTCCGGgcatactaaaaaatctctccacatCATTAAATAGAAGGAAAATATGTTCTTTTGCAATCAATGCACTATTTTAGAAATCATCCGTCTAATAAACTTTTATCGCGTGTTTAAAAGTGAATCATCCATCTAATAGACGTTTGATACATTATCAATGggtgaaaaaagaaaatgactCGGAAATGCTAGAGAAGATGATGGTactttagaaaatgagaagatatgTGATTAATCTAGTCTTCAAAGTTTAaagttgtgaaattttttattggaaATATTATTTTCCGTTTTAATTGAAAGGtgcaatttgattaaagttgcgTTAATCTTTATGTGGTATGATTACAACCACTACTCGTACCATGAGCTAGCTCAGCTATTTCTGTAAAGTAGCATGCAGCTAGTTCTATTATTGGTACAtcattgtttcttttatttacttttatgttttctATCATTCATTTTTTAAGAACAAATGTTTAACATTTGACTCTTGCTATATTGCATTAATAAGCCTATGGTTGGCGTTAGTTGGGTGCGAATCACATTTGGTTttctcatatatatatgtgtgtgtacacacacacacacatacatacatacatacatatgatGAGACGTATATATATTCTATATGCTATTTTTGACACACgttgtaatgtatttcaacaatCTGAATCATCTATATTTTAGATATACCCTCAAAGATTATGATTACCAAAAATCACCTAAATCTGAAACTATATGACGGTTaaatttagggtttagagttttctatGTAGAACCGTATTCTtcaattttcttcactacaaatgtATGTCTTCATGGCTTTGGATTTGTCTAGTTTTTTGGAATGATAATCTATAAATGATGTTCTAAAAGATAAACGGTTTAAAGCGTTACAAAACATTAATGGGCTTCACAAAAACATGTGTCAAAAgttgtgttaaaaaaaatagagattttggatgcggtccctatttatcaatatttttttactaaaaccttattggttttcaatttttgatctaaatccctgaaattaatgtgataattaatttctatttatgttactatattttttaaattaaaaattgaaatttatagttgtttatgttaatgagattttaaataaaaacccataatttgtgggattaaaaatattaaaatataaattatattattgtgtgtatgtgtgtgtataaacatgggtacattcatcaaaattaacaaaaaattattgtaccaaaacataggtacattcttcaaaaccacacaaaaaaataatatatattaatatcattagtaaatttcttcgatcaaacatggatacattttcaaaatcaaagaaaaagaatgtatccatataagtttaaaaatggtttagaaaaaaattgaatagattttatatagaaaaaaaGGTACATATTTTTTGCTAGCAAAAAATGATACATTTTAcgtataacaaattggtatatttaagaatgggaacattttaagattaattttttttttaaattacatgaatgggtacatatgttagatcccacattaaccaacggagagggggtgatgtgccttatatgtacatgcttccctccctatagcacgaggccttttgggaactcactggcttcggattccatcgaaactccaaagttaagcgagtatggcagagagcaatcccatgatgggtgaccccattgggaagttctcgtgtgagttcctagaaacaaaatcgtgagggcgtggccagagcccaaagcggacaatatcgttctTCGACGAagtcgagactgggatgtgacagaattGTATCAGAACCACTCTGTTGTTCAGTGCgagtgtgtcgacgaggatgtcgggctACCAAGGGGGATGGATTGTTAGATCTCACATCGACCAACATAaaaggggtgatgtgccttatatgtacatgctccatTCTctatagcacaaggccttttgggaactcactagctttggattccatcggaactccgaagttaagcaagtttgggcgaagttctcgtgtgagtttctagaaactgggatgtgacaacatataagattaataaattgaaaacattttttaaaaagactaatgggtacaaacttattctaattttttatttattttggaaatgttttggattaaaaattagttagaagtttaataaaggtgtgagtattaaatcctaaatcaattattaatttttattttaaaaaatcatgtaactgacatgtaaattcattattatattaatgctagggacttggatgaaaatctaaaaactaataaggtttcagtcaatAAACATTAGTAACTAGGGACCGGGTACTAATTTTTCCGagattttggatgcggtccttatttatcaatattctttgactaaaaccaatttttgatttaagtccctgaaattaatatgataattaaATTCTATttatgttactatattttttaaattaaaaattagaatttatagttgtttatgttaatgatattttaaataaaaacccataatttgtgggattaaacaTAGAGCTTCACAACGTAGAACAAATTGTTAGAATACAAACATAGAGCTTCACAATCACATTACttggatacattctttttcaTTGATTTTGAAAATGTATCCATATCAAGTTTTATCggagaaatttactaatgttattaatcctaatatctattattttttttgtgtggttttgaagaatgtacccatgttttggtacaataatttttttgttaattttgatgaatgtacctatcccatgtttacacacacacacacacacacacacacaatagtataatttatattttaatatttttaatcccacaaattatgggtttttatttaatatctCATTaacataaacaactataaattccaatttttaatttaaaaaatatagtaacataaATAGAATttaattatcacattaatttcagggacttagataaaaaattgaaaaccaacaaggttttagTTAAAGAATATTGATAAATAGGGAcatcatctaaaatctctcttaattttttttaaaagaaaattactcGACACTTCTTTTCCAAGGTAGGTGTTATGCTAATCGAACATTAGTAGCCTTAAGCATCATTGGACTAGATCTCTAAATTTGTATGCatcgatctttttttttttttttttaacttgatATAACAAgacattgaaacaaaaaaacaagaTTGAAAGGCTGTAAACTTATGTCCACTTCTTACAATCATGAActtcaaaataattatattcTTTGGAGTTTAAAATGCTACCCTAATCCCGGAATAAGCGACAAGGCAATGGTCAATAATGGTTGAATTAATGGTGCCAAATTCGTGTAACTGGAAGAAGGTGGCAGTGGGTTAAAGAATGATAATCTAACCGCTTAAAACACACTTATAATTTTGCATATTAAATCATTAACATTGGATCTACCTGCATGTGATCCTCAGCTCAAAAGAATCTTTCTTATTATTTCAAAAGAATCTTTCTTATTACATCCTTTAATTTGTTGGTTTATATTCACCATAGCTCAATCTATAAGAGCAACTTCACCTGTTACCCCTCTGTAAGGGataggaggcctaggcaatcaATTTTCATTGCATGAAAGTAACTGCTTTAGTGCAACTTTACCCGTTCAAACGTTGTCGAGGTAGTTATTATtcacttattattattattattattattataaagtaATGTATAATTAgacttttttttaacaaacgatattatctacataaaTGAGAAAGGGGTggacttaacctcacaatgggctagcaataatgtggttcaaatttatttttgacaataattgaacttaaaacctcttacttacaagtgaagaggaatatcactaaaccatagtactaaatgacataattaattaattaaactataTACAAAAAAGAAGTTTGTATTCTTTTTTGTGACAGAGTGAAGAAGATGGTTGGCtagttataaaaatatatttacaatttgtttgagtctttaaatttataaatttataatttttccttatttttaaatatttttaaaacatatttgtattttattttaattttagaagTTGGAAAATTTTGGACCGTAACTGCTAGAGATTAAACAGTCAATATATAGACTGCTATCTGGGCCACTTTCACTGACGTCAGCCGGCCCCATCACCTTCCTAGGTAGCTGCCTGTCCCAGAATGGCCTGGGAAGCTGTCTGGGCTCCGTCGGCTCCACCACTCGCCGGGCCACCAGTTGAGATGGACtttaccaaaaatatttttacttttttacatttttattaattttttaattaattttataatatggCTGACGTCAACCTTGCATCAATTTATCCTAAGGCACTTAGGCCTATGATTCGAGCCCGTCCTCTCACTCGGGCCCCCCCCCAGCCCAATCGCCCGCATGGGCTAGAGTAAGAAGGGGAGGCAATTGGATTGAAAACCTCTCCGGTCCACCAAGCTATCCACAACGGTGGAGCTGCTCTAAGAATTGGCCAATCAACTCTTCAAGAAATCATCCTAATAAAAAATCGTTTAATAGTTCGATTaacattgtaaattttttttaatgttcaaCTAAATAACATAGTTTGTTTCTTTGTATTAGATACCTCTTAgaaatatgattaatttttaatagaattAATCTTAAAACATGAACAAGGAATTAGACAGTCCAAACCATCTTCTAacattgtaaaataaaaataaaataaaaaactaaaaaagtaaaatgaaaagATTCAAATAAAAAGCTATGTTGTTAGCATTCCTcaaatataaattcaattttgCTGCAGTTTACTATACAGCATTGCATATAAGTGCTTGCTGATCACATAGAATGTTTGATCCTAATTCAATTTAGCTGGTACTATTTGTTATTTAATTGTGAGGCACTTTGTAATGATTACGCATGGAAAATGGGCTAAATGGCTGGCTTGTGTTCCATAAAACAGTGCATTTTGCGCCCCCAATCCTCTGGCGACATCTTTTTGTAGATGGAGATGCAAAAGTTGTAAACCACAAGTACGACCAACGCTGCCTTCTGATTAGCTGGGAATTGCAAAGATGAATTTCCTTCTAATTAGTTTCTATGGAAAGCTTACAGGAAAAGAAGGCTTCGACAGGCTAGCCAAATGACGAGCTGTCTTGATTTTGTGAACATAGAAGAGGAAGAGTTTTGAATTCAGGATGTATGCGTGAAAACCCCAACACCTTATCCATTAGAATATTAAACCACATGCAAAAGAAGAATGTAAGCTAAAATAGCTAATATTGTTGAAGGTGGTGGCTAGCCAAATTAACATTTTGAGTCATTTGGCTAGTTACAATAACAAAAATTTAGCTAGTACTGTTGGAGATGCACGACAATCAAACAT
Protein-coding regions in this window:
- the LOC126590583 gene encoding protein SODIUM POTASSIUM ROOT DEFECTIVE 2-like, producing the protein MKGMDIFCASSASTAICSSLDALVRRGPRPLDHGPYHRLRDHDQRKNQPHHQTHHAPCSSQLPIDPKPFYEICRKSFSSAQRQLRTKSSAEIHDLTRTKSTNGSSSSSRFLSSDSPFIDRITEPDCKNVSAAALVPPQVPSKPKDSMSSNVPPQVPSKPRVSTSSNVPPQVPSKPRRSMSSNGHCSTVLKSSSTSSRHQVVVLRVSLHCKGCEGKVRKHLSKMEGVTSFSIDFQTKRVTVVGDVTPLGVLSSVSKVRKSQLWPSPTSPSPSSRLPA